Proteins encoded within one genomic window of Gloeobacter kilaueensis JS1:
- a CDS encoding cob(I)yrinic acid a,c-diamide adenosyltransferase: MAEIGILTAQVIPDRTIGQIHVYDGLGKGKSQAALGVVLRSIGLGIAEKRDNRVLLLRFLKGPGREYSEDAAIEALRRAFPHLIDQVRTGRAEFFGAEQVIPFDKKEARRGWDIAKGAIASGFYSVLVLDELNPVLDLGLLPVAEVVSTLQQKPQDLEVIITGRGAPKEILDVANLHSEMRAHRRPEPTGNGNGNGSHPQRDSGIEIYTGAGKGKSTSALGRALQAIGQGISRDLSHRVLIMQWLKGGSGYTEDAAIRALHQSYPHLIDHHRCGRDAIVWRGKQQELDYVEAERGWEIAQAAIASGLYKTIILDELNPTVDLELLPVEPIVKALLRKPRDTEIIITGRCFKPPAYFELATIHSEMVCHKHYAEQGVDLKRGVDF, from the coding sequence ATGGCGGAGATTGGCATCCTCACAGCCCAGGTGATTCCCGATCGGACGATTGGCCAGATCCATGTCTACGATGGCCTGGGCAAGGGCAAGTCCCAGGCTGCTCTGGGTGTGGTCCTGCGCTCGATTGGTCTGGGCATCGCCGAAAAGCGCGACAACCGCGTGCTGCTGTTGCGTTTTCTAAAAGGACCGGGGCGCGAGTACTCCGAAGATGCGGCGATCGAGGCGCTGCGCCGCGCCTTTCCCCACCTGATCGACCAGGTGCGCACGGGGCGGGCCGAATTTTTTGGCGCTGAGCAGGTGATTCCCTTCGACAAAAAAGAAGCCCGCCGGGGCTGGGACATCGCCAAGGGGGCGATCGCCTCGGGATTCTATTCGGTTCTGGTCCTCGACGAACTCAACCCGGTGCTCGATCTGGGTTTGTTGCCGGTGGCGGAGGTGGTGAGCACCCTGCAGCAAAAGCCCCAGGATCTGGAGGTGATCATCACCGGGCGGGGGGCACCCAAAGAAATTCTCGACGTTGCCAACCTCCACTCTGAGATGCGCGCCCACCGCCGCCCCGAGCCCACGGGTAACGGCAACGGCAACGGCAGCCATCCCCAGCGCGACTCCGGCATCGAGATCTACACCGGCGCGGGCAAGGGCAAATCGACTTCTGCCCTCGGGCGGGCGCTGCAGGCGATTGGCCAGGGCATCTCCCGCGATCTCTCGCACCGGGTACTGATCATGCAGTGGCTCAAGGGCGGCTCGGGCTACACCGAGGACGCCGCGATCCGGGCGCTGCACCAGAGCTATCCCCACCTCATCGATCACCACCGCTGCGGGCGCGATGCGATCGTCTGGCGCGGCAAGCAGCAGGAACTCGATTACGTCGAGGCAGAGCGCGGCTGGGAGATTGCCCAGGCAGCGATTGCCTCGGGGCTTTATAAGACGATCATCCTCGACGAACTGAATCCGACGGTCGATCTTGAGCTGTTGCCGGTGGAGCCCATCGTCAAAGCCCTACTGCGCAAGCCCCGCGACACCGAGATCATCATCACTGGCCGCTGCTTCAAGCCGCCTGCCTACTTTGAGCTGGCGACCATCCACTCCGAGATGGTCTGCCACAAGCACTACGCCGAGCAGGGCGTCGATCTCAAGCGCGGCGTCGATTTTTAA
- a CDS encoding aldehyde dehydrogenase family protein, with the protein MSASIAADPAHSLAAEATGLLARLGVPPEKLKAGSLEVRSPIDGSLLARLQTHTVADVQAAIERAHRAFLSWREVPAPRRGELVRLLGEELRAHKSELGRLVSLEAGKILQEGLGEVQEMIDICDFAVGLSRQLYGLTIATERPGHAMRESWHPLGAVGIISAFNFPVAVWSWNAALALVAGDSVIWKPSEKTPLTALATQALFERAAERFGTAPDGLSELIVGNRTVGEVLVDDRRVPLVSATGSTQMGRAVGQRLAARFARALLELGGNNGMIVCPSADLDLAVRAILFAAVGTAGQRCTTLRRLFIHQSLYQPLIDRLVRAYDAVSVGNPLEAPTLVGPLIDRDAFERMQQALSDARAEGGTVIGGERLLADRYPDAYYVRPALALMPAQSAVVRRETFAPILYVLSYGELSEAIHLHNDVPQGLSSSIFTTDLREAERFLSATGSDCGIANVNIGPSGAEIGGAFGGEKETGGGRESGSDAWKTYMRRATNTINYSHELPLAQGIQFAIEG; encoded by the coding sequence ATGTCCGCTTCGATCGCCGCCGATCCTGCCCATTCCCTTGCGGCGGAGGCCACCGGTCTGCTCGCCCGGCTCGGTGTTCCGCCCGAAAAATTGAAAGCCGGCAGTCTTGAGGTGCGTTCACCCATCGACGGCAGCCTGCTTGCCCGCCTGCAGACCCATACGGTAGCAGACGTGCAGGCGGCGATCGAGCGCGCTCACCGGGCATTCTTGAGCTGGCGGGAGGTGCCGGCACCCCGCCGGGGTGAGCTGGTACGGCTTTTGGGCGAGGAGTTGCGCGCCCACAAGAGCGAACTGGGCCGCCTGGTCAGCCTGGAGGCGGGCAAGATCCTCCAGGAAGGACTGGGCGAGGTGCAGGAGATGATCGACATCTGCGACTTTGCCGTTGGTCTGTCCCGTCAGCTCTACGGCCTCACGATCGCCACCGAGCGGCCTGGCCACGCGATGCGCGAGAGCTGGCATCCGCTGGGTGCGGTGGGGATCATCAGCGCCTTTAATTTTCCGGTGGCCGTCTGGTCGTGGAACGCCGCCCTCGCCCTCGTCGCCGGTGACAGCGTGATCTGGAAGCCCTCCGAGAAGACGCCCCTCACTGCTCTCGCCACCCAGGCGCTCTTTGAGCGGGCGGCGGAGCGCTTCGGCACAGCTCCTGACGGTCTGAGCGAACTGATTGTCGGCAATCGGACGGTGGGCGAAGTGCTCGTGGACGACCGGCGCGTGCCCCTCGTCTCAGCCACCGGTTCGACCCAGATGGGCCGCGCCGTCGGCCAGCGGCTGGCCGCCCGTTTCGCCCGCGCCCTGTTGGAGCTGGGGGGCAACAACGGCATGATCGTCTGTCCCTCCGCCGACCTCGATCTGGCCGTGCGCGCCATTCTCTTTGCCGCCGTCGGCACCGCCGGTCAGCGCTGCACCACCCTGCGGCGGCTTTTTATTCACCAGAGCCTCTATCAGCCCCTGATCGATCGGCTGGTCCGCGCCTACGATGCGGTGTCGGTCGGCAATCCCCTCGAAGCGCCCACCCTGGTCGGTCCCCTCATCGACAGGGATGCCTTTGAGCGGATGCAGCAGGCGCTGAGCGATGCCCGAGCCGAAGGGGGAACAGTGATTGGAGGCGAACGCCTGCTCGCCGATCGCTACCCGGACGCCTACTACGTCCGTCCGGCCCTCGCCCTGATGCCCGCCCAGAGTGCAGTGGTGCGCCGGGAGACTTTTGCACCCATCCTCTACGTCCTCTCCTATGGCGAGCTATCGGAGGCCATCCACCTGCACAACGACGTGCCCCAGGGACTGTCCTCGTCGATCTTCACGACCGACCTGCGGGAGGCGGAACGGTTTTTGTCGGCCACCGGCAGCGACTGCGGCATCGCCAACGTCAACATCGGCCCGAGTGGAGCCGAAATAGGCGGTGCCTTCGGCGGCGAAAAAGAAACCGGCGGTGGCCGCGAGTCCGGCAGCGACGCCTGGAAAACGTACATGCGTCGTGCTACAAACACGATCAACTACTCGCACGAGCTTCCCCTCGCCCAGGGCATCCAGTTTGCAATCGAAGGCTGA
- a CDS encoding phycobilisome rod-core linker polypeptide, producing the protein MNLLTSNNSRGGKLFKLTVDPTPATTHLSWSSPETYDPSATTYSLLVSLDRLLNEMTYIKAKGGRIIEVVPADEASVSEQNRLDLTAVGAEPRAVELWSSDSVTDLQTIIAATYKQIFGNTYVLESERLTQAESLLTNRSISVREFVRLLAKSDLYKQRFFYCTSNDRFIELNFKHLLGRPPYNQAEIAEHLDRYQTSGYDADIDSYIDSDEYSQAFGETIVPYWRTFNYQVGQSGGAFGRTLRLYRGEAGSDTNLNRTGQLRKIEPRELLVSGRNLIS; encoded by the coding sequence ATGAATCTGCTTACCAGCAATAACTCGCGGGGCGGCAAGCTGTTCAAGCTCACCGTCGATCCGACTCCGGCAACGACCCATCTCTCGTGGTCCAGTCCTGAGACCTACGACCCGAGTGCTACGACTTACAGCCTGCTGGTCTCTCTCGACCGCCTGCTCAACGAGATGACCTACATCAAGGCCAAGGGAGGCCGGATCATCGAGGTCGTCCCCGCCGACGAAGCCTCGGTAAGCGAGCAGAACCGCCTGGATCTGACTGCCGTCGGTGCCGAGCCCCGCGCGGTCGAGCTGTGGTCCAGCGATTCGGTTACCGATCTGCAGACGATCATCGCCGCCACCTACAAGCAGATCTTTGGCAACACCTACGTCCTTGAGAGCGAACGGCTGACCCAGGCAGAATCGCTACTCACCAACCGCTCAATTAGCGTGCGCGAGTTCGTGCGTCTGCTCGCCAAGTCCGATCTCTATAAACAGCGGTTCTTTTATTGCACCTCGAACGACCGCTTCATCGAACTCAATTTCAAGCACCTGCTGGGCCGTCCGCCCTACAACCAGGCCGAGATTGCCGAGCACCTCGATCGCTATCAAACCTCCGGCTACGACGCCGACATCGACTCGTACATCGATAGCGACGAGTACAGCCAGGCTTTTGGCGAGACGATCGTGCCCTACTGGCGCACCTTCAACTACCAGGTGGGCCAGTCCGGCGGTGCCTTTGGCCGTACCCTCAGACTGTATCGAGGAGAGGCGGGCAGCGACACCAACCTCAACCGCACCGGGCAATTGCGCAAGATCGAACCGAGGGAGCTGTTGGTCTCGGGCCGGAATCTAATCAGCTAG
- a CDS encoding glycosyltransferase, translating into MRIFGVILPAATGHFNPIAALAHRLQAQGHRPVFLMVRDWQQQVEAEGFDYYPVLEAECPPGSWAGILAKVSALDGQANLKYTIEYYEREARALFRDIPAAVEALGIEALLIDQTVFAGSTVAEYLGLPFVTVCCALALNRELDIPPAPSPWDYRPDLWGRVRNRVGYATLDWLTRKLWRTLQQQRAHWHLPRRTRWGGTDSPFAQISQQPSGFDFPRRQLPRHFHYTGPLRGASRSRSPAFPFERLAGQPVLYASLGTIQNRRPEIFKLIAAACAGLGVQLVIAHGGGLDERTVADLPGDPIAVAYAPQLEVIQRSTAVLTHAGLNTTLDALTLGLPVVALPQVHEQPAIARRILWTGTGGVLWPAQLNPDALRSLIVRVIEEPAYREAAGRLKAEIAGSGGVERAAQICEQVFVGRKVLAD; encoded by the coding sequence ATGAGGATCTTCGGTGTGATTCTTCCGGCGGCGACTGGACACTTTAATCCGATCGCCGCCCTTGCCCATCGCCTGCAAGCCCAGGGGCACCGCCCCGTCTTTTTGATGGTGCGCGACTGGCAGCAACAGGTAGAAGCAGAAGGTTTTGATTACTATCCTGTGCTGGAGGCGGAGTGCCCTCCGGGATCGTGGGCGGGCATTCTTGCGAAGGTGAGTGCCCTCGACGGTCAGGCCAATCTCAAGTACACCATCGAGTACTACGAGCGCGAGGCCCGCGCCCTGTTTCGGGATATACCCGCCGCCGTCGAAGCCCTGGGCATCGAGGCTCTGCTTATCGACCAGACGGTATTTGCCGGAAGCACAGTGGCCGAATATCTGGGCCTGCCCTTCGTCACGGTCTGCTGTGCCCTGGCCCTCAACCGCGAGCTGGACATTCCCCCTGCCCCGTCGCCCTGGGACTACCGGCCCGATCTGTGGGGCCGGGTGCGCAACCGGGTCGGGTATGCCACCCTCGACTGGCTGACCCGCAAGCTCTGGCGGACGCTGCAGCAGCAGCGCGCCCACTGGCATCTTCCCCGGCGGACGCGCTGGGGGGGCACCGATTCGCCCTTTGCCCAGATCAGCCAGCAGCCGAGCGGCTTCGATTTTCCGCGTCGGCAATTGCCCAGACACTTTCATTACACCGGTCCCCTGAGGGGAGCGTCGCGCTCCCGCTCGCCTGCCTTCCCCTTCGAGCGCCTCGCTGGCCAACCGGTGCTGTACGCTTCGCTGGGCACGATCCAGAATCGACGGCCCGAAATCTTCAAGCTGATCGCAGCGGCCTGTGCCGGGCTTGGGGTGCAGCTGGTGATTGCCCACGGCGGCGGGCTCGACGAGCGCACGGTGGCCGACCTGCCCGGCGATCCGATCGCCGTCGCCTACGCTCCGCAGCTCGAAGTGATCCAGCGCTCGACGGCGGTGCTCACCCACGCGGGCCTCAACACGACGCTGGACGCCCTTACCCTCGGCCTGCCAGTCGTGGCACTGCCCCAGGTCCACGAGCAGCCTGCCATCGCCCGCCGCATCCTCTGGACGGGTACCGGCGGCGTGCTCTGGCCGGCGCAGTTGAACCCGGACGCCCTGCGTTCGCTGATTGTCAGGGTAATCGAGGAGCCTGCCTACCGCGAGGCCGCCGGGCGGCTCAAAGCGGAGATTGCAGGCTCCGGTGGGGTGGAGCGGGCCGCCCAGATCTGCGAGCAGGTCTTTGTCGGGCGCAAGGTGCTAGCTGATTAG
- a CDS encoding Coq4 family protein, whose product MFALRGLRLEFLTTLRGALTLALDPSRADATPDIEDGLIRLEATKKAVAFIERQPGMEALIAERYLAPPPDLAALARLPAGSLGQSFAAYMDQTGFDPNYYRALPITDDTAYLLTRLRQTHDIWHLITALGSDVSGELGLQAFCLAQTRLPLPVVLLAGGMLKVLFTAPDELEQLLDRIAVGYRLGARAKPLLAQKWEEHWEKSLTQWRAELDIDVELVGRYLP is encoded by the coding sequence GTGTTCGCTCTACGCGGTTTGCGCCTTGAATTTCTGACGACGCTGCGCGGAGCACTCACCCTGGCCCTCGATCCGAGCCGGGCGGATGCGACCCCCGACATCGAAGACGGCCTGATTCGTCTGGAGGCGACCAAAAAAGCAGTCGCCTTTATCGAGCGCCAGCCGGGGATGGAAGCTTTGATCGCCGAGCGCTATCTGGCACCGCCGCCGGATCTGGCGGCCCTGGCCCGCCTGCCCGCCGGTTCGCTCGGCCAGTCCTTTGCCGCCTACATGGACCAGACGGGTTTTGACCCGAACTATTACCGCGCCTTGCCGATCACCGACGACACCGCGTACCTGCTCACCCGCTTGCGCCAGACCCACGACATCTGGCACCTGATTACCGCCCTGGGTAGCGACGTCAGCGGCGAATTGGGGCTGCAGGCGTTCTGTCTGGCCCAGACCCGCCTGCCCCTGCCGGTGGTGCTGCTGGCTGGGGGGATGCTGAAGGTGCTCTTTACCGCTCCCGACGAACTGGAACAGTTGCTCGACCGGATTGCCGTCGGCTATCGGCTGGGAGCGCGAGCGAAACCGCTCCTTGCTCAAAAGTGGGAGGAGCACTGGGAGAAATCCCTGACCCAGTGGCGGGCCGAGCTGGACATCGATGTCGAGCTGGTGGGCCGCTACCTGCCATGA
- a CDS encoding choice-of-anchor tandem repeat GloVer-containing protein, with translation MTTLHSFSGSDGANPVSGVTLDKKGALYGTTNGGGDSNFGTLFRLDPDGSFAVLHSFDLANGAFPTGDLVLDRSGNLFGTTELGGASGFGTVFKLADDGSFDVLHSFSTADGSNPYAGLLLDKKSGILYGTASTGANFSGGSVFQLLPDGPLTVLHAFAGEGSNPFGGLIVDRRTGVFYGTTASGPTGQGTIYRMSAGGAVTVLHVLSGNDGSAPFAALVRDKDGNLFGTTTEGGLFGQGTVFKLAPDGTFTVLHAFGGSDGSAPFAALVRDKKGNLYGTTIGGGSFGQGTIFKIAADGTFSTLYSFNGSDGANPNGRLALGRGGSLFGTTATGGRNGSGTIFKLDP, from the coding sequence TTGACAACGCTGCATTCGTTCAGCGGCAGCGACGGTGCTAATCCTGTTTCGGGCGTAACGCTCGACAAAAAAGGCGCTCTTTACGGCACGACCAACGGCGGTGGAGACAGCAATTTCGGCACGCTCTTCCGGCTGGACCCCGATGGCAGCTTCGCGGTCCTGCACAGTTTCGACCTTGCGAACGGCGCTTTCCCCACCGGCGACCTGGTCCTTGATCGATCGGGCAATCTGTTCGGCACGACCGAGTTGGGCGGTGCGTCTGGGTTCGGTACTGTTTTTAAGCTGGCTGACGACGGTAGCTTCGACGTCCTTCATTCGTTCAGCACCGCCGATGGCAGCAACCCCTACGCTGGCCTGCTCCTCGATAAAAAGAGCGGCATCCTCTATGGCACCGCTTCTACGGGGGCCAATTTCTCTGGTGGCAGCGTCTTCCAGCTTCTTCCCGACGGTCCTTTGACTGTCCTGCACGCTTTTGCCGGCGAGGGCAGCAATCCTTTTGGGGGTTTGATCGTCGATCGCAGGACCGGCGTCTTTTATGGCACGACGGCCAGTGGACCCACCGGCCAGGGTACGATCTACCGGATGAGTGCCGGGGGGGCAGTGACCGTTCTGCACGTGCTGAGCGGCAACGACGGCTCCGCCCCGTTTGCCGCTCTGGTGCGCGACAAAGACGGTAACCTTTTTGGCACGACTACAGAAGGTGGTCTTTTTGGCCAGGGCACTGTCTTCAAGCTGGCTCCAGACGGTACTTTTACTGTGCTGCACGCCTTTGGCGGCAGCGATGGCTCCGCGCCGTTTGCCGCTCTGGTGCGCGACAAAAAAGGCAACCTGTACGGTACGACCATCGGCGGCGGCAGTTTTGGCCAGGGCACCATCTTCAAAATTGCCGCAGACGGCACCTTCAGCACGCTCTACTCGTTCAACGGCAGCGACGGGGCGAATCCCAACGGCAGGCTGGCGCTTGGCCGGGGGGGCAGTTTGTTTGGCACCACAGCTACCGGTGGCAGAAATGGCAGCGGGACGATCTTCAAACTCGACCCCTGA
- a CDS encoding aldo/keto reductase — MQTVALPTGATVPALGQGTWRMGEDPRRFRAEAAALRLGLDLGMTLIDTAEMYGEGGAEQVVAEAIGGRRDEVFLVSKVYPHNATHKGAVAACERSLKRLRTDRLDLYLLHWRGGVPLAETLAAFEQLLAGGKIRHWGVSNFDVGDLEELTALAGGQAVATNQVLYNLSRRSVEWQLLPWSRARHLPLMAYSPVEQGRLLGQSALQAIAHRHRATPAQIALAWLLRQKDVVVIPKAGNSEHLRQNRAALDLVLTEADLAELDRAFPPPRGPRALEML; from the coding sequence ATGCAGACTGTTGCCCTTCCCACTGGTGCAACCGTACCGGCCCTCGGTCAGGGTACCTGGCGGATGGGCGAAGACCCGCGCCGCTTTCGCGCCGAAGCTGCAGCGCTGCGGCTCGGCCTCGATTTGGGGATGACGCTCATCGACACCGCCGAGATGTACGGCGAAGGGGGCGCAGAGCAGGTGGTAGCCGAAGCGATCGGCGGGCGGCGGGACGAGGTGTTTCTGGTGAGCAAGGTCTATCCCCACAACGCCACCCACAAAGGAGCAGTCGCCGCCTGCGAGCGCAGCCTCAAGCGCCTGCGCACCGACCGGCTCGACCTCTACTTGCTGCACTGGCGCGGCGGGGTGCCCCTCGCTGAAACACTCGCGGCCTTCGAGCAACTGCTGGCCGGTGGCAAGATTCGCCACTGGGGGGTGAGCAACTTCGACGTGGGCGATCTGGAGGAGTTGACGGCCCTGGCGGGTGGGCAGGCAGTGGCGACCAATCAGGTGCTCTACAACCTTTCGCGGCGCAGCGTCGAGTGGCAGTTGCTTCCCTGGAGCCGGGCGCGCCATTTACCCTTGATGGCCTACTCGCCCGTCGAGCAGGGCCGTCTCTTGGGCCAGTCCGCTCTCCAGGCCATCGCCCATCGCCACCGGGCCACTCCCGCCCAGATAGCGCTTGCCTGGCTGCTCAGACAAAAGGACGTCGTCGTTATTCCAAAAGCGGGCAATAGCGAGCACCTGCGCCAGAATCGCGCCGCCCTCGATCTGGTGCTGACAGAAGCGGATCTGGCCGAACTGGACCGGGCCTTTCCGCCTCCCCGTGGACCGCGAGCGCTGGAGATGCTCTAA
- a CDS encoding GIY-YIG nuclease family protein → MDHHSQGRDEVQSQFATAGDRLATTDEPIAQVTVYLVRCRNGALYCGQTSDLARRLELHASGKGARFVRMAGFASLAAAWPVEDRSAALRLEAAVKRLGKATKEALVIDPGATVLLAAKLGIRLVNN, encoded by the coding sequence ATGGATCATCATAGCCAGGGACGGGATGAAGTGCAGAGCCAATTTGCCACTGCCGGGGACCGATTGGCAACTACCGATGAGCCTATTGCCCAGGTTACGGTCTACCTCGTGCGCTGCCGCAATGGAGCCCTCTACTGCGGCCAGACAAGCGACCTGGCCCGGCGGCTGGAGCTGCACGCGAGCGGTAAAGGAGCGCGTTTCGTGCGCATGGCTGGTTTTGCTTCTCTGGCCGCTGCCTGGCCGGTAGAAGATCGCAGCGCTGCTCTGCGCCTCGAAGCGGCGGTTAAGCGCCTGGGCAAGGCCACCAAAGAAGCGCTAGTGATCGATCCTGGAGCCACCGTTCTGCTGGCAGCAAAGTTAGGCATCCGGCTGGTAAACAACTAG
- a CDS encoding TIGR03985 family CRISPR-associated protein, with protein sequence MFFEYAPDAAVLDALAGGQLAGRMLRAVRLWWILRLLYGDGNHGSAPGNLFNAPRLMKCLYAPGHDWGERRTSDGTSCPGCLCTLSLEALLHRFDADLPVETWCLEVSRRTGLAPELLRRYLKKRPFAIVARSLRDDLQHLCRLGWLQRDGASGLYRRRLVEEFPRLLPEEQSAVPAVYRRSVAQALQTVQFAYPQLYALVNEWQGDDDTDRRIFVEFDYILSEEDAERVDDYQEQLRGWWEAGDLRPVTFAYTLSTDRKVQICVYPVCLHYVRRAKYLSAYGLGPEGHIGWHNYRLDRIASTTLKPLDWADPQVPVALHSCRQDGNLPTPAYVRKALNEAWGFNFYLPAALLLLRFPADYAARWLANTHRHPTFGPIPYAQLPSLIRRHYSDSREQQPMLALVARRPTSDAYYKALVRLGDTNLTLRLREWRPHGEVLAPLALRRQMAEEVRLELHHYADL encoded by the coding sequence ATGTTCTTCGAGTACGCCCCGGACGCAGCGGTACTGGACGCCCTAGCCGGGGGACAGCTGGCAGGCAGAATGCTGCGGGCGGTGCGCCTGTGGTGGATTTTGCGCTTGCTCTACGGTGACGGGAACCACGGGAGCGCACCGGGCAACCTCTTCAACGCCCCCCGGTTGATGAAGTGCTTATACGCTCCCGGCCACGACTGGGGTGAGCGGCGCACCTCCGATGGCACTAGCTGTCCTGGCTGCCTCTGTACTCTTTCTCTCGAAGCCCTGCTGCACCGCTTCGATGCCGATCTACCTGTCGAAACCTGGTGCCTGGAGGTGTCCCGGCGCACAGGTCTAGCTCCGGAGTTGCTTCGGCGGTACCTGAAGAAGCGTCCATTCGCCATCGTTGCCCGCTCGCTCCGCGACGACCTGCAACACCTTTGCCGTCTGGGCTGGTTGCAGCGGGACGGAGCCAGTGGGTTGTACCGCCGCCGCCTTGTGGAGGAGTTCCCCCGACTCCTGCCCGAGGAGCAGTCCGCCGTTCCTGCTGTCTATCGCCGCAGCGTCGCCCAGGCTCTCCAGACCGTTCAATTTGCCTACCCTCAACTGTATGCCCTCGTCAACGAGTGGCAGGGCGACGACGACACCGACCGGCGCATCTTTGTCGAGTTCGATTACATTCTTTCGGAGGAAGACGCTGAGCGCGTCGATGACTATCAGGAACAACTGCGCGGCTGGTGGGAGGCGGGCGACCTACGCCCTGTCACTTTCGCCTACACCCTGTCCACCGACCGGAAAGTGCAGATCTGCGTCTATCCGGTCTGCCTGCACTACGTCCGCCGCGCCAAGTACCTGAGTGCCTACGGGCTGGGGCCCGAGGGCCACATCGGCTGGCACAACTATCGCCTGGACCGAATTGCCTCCACGACTCTGAAACCCTTAGACTGGGCCGATCCGCAGGTTCCGGTTGCTCTGCACTCCTGCAGGCAAGACGGAAACTTACCCACTCCGGCTTACGTCCGCAAGGCGCTGAACGAAGCCTGGGGCTTCAACTTCTACCTGCCCGCCGCCCTGCTTCTGCTGCGCTTTCCCGCCGATTATGCCGCCCGCTGGCTGGCCAATACCCACCGCCACCCCACCTTTGGCCCCATCCCCTACGCCCAGTTGCCGTCGCTCATCCGCCGCCACTATTCCGACTCCCGAGAACAGCAACCGATGCTTGCCCTGGTAGCCCGCCGCCCTACCAGTGACGCTTACTACAAGGCCCTCGTTCGCCTGGGCGACACCAATCTCACCCTGCGCCTGCGCGAATGGCGGCCCCACGGCGAAGTTCTGGCACCTCTGGCCCTACGCCGACAGATGGCCGAAGAAGTGCGCCTGGAGTTGCATCACTACGCAGACCTTTAG
- the crn3 gene encoding CRISPR-associated ring nuclease Crn3/Csx3, producing the protein MFLSPQAKTMDLQAATFDLSVPRHWHGLHLQVLEIRLLRPDRRLEPEDLPRLLLPEPVHGVGLVISGRGPLWLYGHLVHRYHSAAWIAIYDPRLGAVVVESHVPGAYLGQVLPFEAMPPNIPRPHPPVLAPAVLVVGPPDSGKSVLAHALFQVLLTECPEVFLQRANWDGEGNYLLELGPETTPIRTNAFAAANKGTMSAGFFGYHAEAILHLRRQKALVIVDVGGMVQPEKQPLLEACSHYLIVSSRPEAVEAWHTFCRDRGNLVPVAVVHSTLNPSEIIHQRTPFLELTCGPLRRGTPVPIPAMLLDRLRSLLFPSHS; encoded by the coding sequence ATGTTCCTGTCCCCCCAAGCCAAAACCATGGACCTCCAGGCCGCCACCTTCGATCTCAGTGTCCCGCGCCACTGGCATGGATTACACCTGCAGGTGCTGGAGATCCGTCTGCTGCGTCCCGACCGGCGACTCGAACCGGAGGATCTGCCCCGCCTGCTTCTGCCCGAGCCAGTCCACGGCGTCGGGCTCGTCATCAGCGGCAGGGGACCGCTCTGGTTGTACGGCCACCTCGTCCACCGCTACCACAGTGCCGCCTGGATCGCTATCTACGATCCGCGCCTCGGGGCAGTGGTGGTCGAGAGCCACGTTCCGGGGGCATACCTCGGCCAGGTACTCCCCTTCGAGGCGATGCCCCCGAACATCCCCCGACCGCACCCGCCGGTTCTCGCCCCGGCAGTGCTGGTGGTGGGACCGCCCGATAGCGGCAAGAGCGTCCTGGCTCACGCGCTTTTCCAGGTGCTGCTGACCGAATGCCCGGAGGTCTTTTTGCAGCGGGCCAACTGGGACGGCGAGGGTAACTATCTGCTGGAACTGGGGCCGGAAACCACCCCAATCAGAACCAATGCCTTCGCCGCCGCCAATAAAGGAACGATGAGCGCTGGCTTCTTCGGTTACCACGCCGAGGCGATCCTGCACCTGCGCCGCCAGAAGGCTCTGGTGATCGTGGATGTGGGCGGTATGGTCCAGCCTGAGAAGCAGCCCCTCCTCGAAGCCTGCAGCCACTATCTCATCGTCAGTTCCCGCCCCGAAGCGGTCGAAGCCTGGCACACCTTCTGCCGCGACCGGGGCAACCTCGTTCCCGTAGCCGTCGTCCACAGCACCCTCAACCCCAGCGAGATCATCCATCAGCGCACCCCCTTCCTCGAACTTACCTGCGGTCCCCTCCGGCGCGGTACCCCCGTCCCTATCCCCGCTATGCTGCTGGACCGCCTGCGCTCCCTGCTGTTTCCTTCTCACTCATGA